In Danio aesculapii chromosome 12, fDanAes4.1, whole genome shotgun sequence, the sequence CCCTCGTCCTCTTCTGAGCTGGACATGCTAGGGCTCATGGAGGTGGTGTCTGAGGAACTGAAGCTGAAGTCAGTTCCATCATCACTGAAGCTGCCGGACTCTTGGCGCTGCACTGGATCGGtgaagtgactctgctgttctgacaggATTTCTAGAGAGCTTGACCTGAGGAAAGGGTTGATTCTGTTTTGATGGAGCTCTGGCTTAGGAGAGTTGCAGATAGACAGGTTGATGGTGGAGCTGTGAAGTTTCCTCTGAAGTGTTTGAAGGCCAAAACTGGGGCTGCTGTAGAGCTTCAGGTACATGGAGGGCACATAGCCAGCCTTATTGTTATATCTGATGATGGAATACAAATGTTatcattgttgtgtgtgtgttcagagattaCTACTAAAACCCTGTTGCGGGTGTGATATATACATCATTTCTAAAGacttttcacctttattgataggacagtggagattttcaGACTGGAAAGTTTGGGGAGCAGAGACagaggaaggatcggcaaagggtCTCGAAGCCGgcaatcgaactcaggtcaccacgagcacctgggtgctgctatgtgtcgacacactaaccactaagCTATTGGTGTCGACATATAGGTCATTCCTTACAGTTTTTTCTTGTggttttaaattcagatttttttccaactattcaactattggaaaaaaactaatttagaagtctttagaattgcatacaaagacagtatgtccagctataggagggctttaaaatctgccagggctgagcacctccgcaaactgatagaaaataatcaaaacaatcctagattcttatttaacaccatcgctaaattaacaaataatcggtcatctttggaacaaaacgttccaccgcaaattagtagtgatgacttcattaattttttcagtgataaaatagaaggctttagacagaaaataggagatattaaactttctgcaccgccttatacttcagatccagtaaacacgcctctgaatctaaataacctacagtgctttaaaatcatagaacaggaagagctagacaaaattataaatagctctaaatcagctacgtgtatattggacccaattccaacaaagttactgaaagaattgctacctgttataggagaacctcttcttaacattatcaactcttctttatctttaggccatgttccaaatccctacaagttagctgttattaaacctattattaagaaaccacaactggaacccagcaacttagctaattataggcctatttcaaaccttccatttatatctaaaatactagaaaaagttgtttctgctcaattatgctcctttctgcagaccaacaatgtttttgaagtgtttcagtcaggtttcagagctcatcacagtacagaaactgcattagtgaaaataaccaacgatttactcttagctgctgaccaagggtgcatctcgctattagttctactcgatcttagtgcggcatttgacaccattgaccatggtatccttattaatcgcttaaagtctacaggtgtccagggacaggccctacaatggtttaagtcatacttatctgaccgttaccagtttgtaaatataaatggacagccttcacaaatcagcccagtaaaatacggggtgcctcaaggatcagttttaggccctttactgtttacaatatacatgctacccctgggagacattattagaagacatgggatcagctttcactgctatgcagatgatactcaattatatatttcaactaaacctgacgagacgtctaatctgtccaagctaactgagtgtattaaagatgttaaagactggatgaccaacaattatcttctcttaaactcagacaaaacagaattattacttattgggcctaaatcctgtacacagcagatctcacaactcgatctacaattagagggatacaaagttagcgttagttctactataaaagatctgggtgtcatattagacagcaatttaacttttaaaaatcatatttcccatgtcacaaaaactgctttctttcatctgagaaatatagctaagttacgaagtatgctatccatctcagatgcagaaaagctagtccatgcttttatgacttctaggctggactactgtaatgctctgtttgctggctgcccagcatcctctattaacaaacttcaattagtacaaaatgcagctgccagagttctaaccaggtctagaaaatttgatcacatcaccccaattttatcctccttacactggctgcctgttaagtttcgtattgaatttaaaatattgcttcttacatataaagctctaaataatctagctcctgcttatctaaccaatcttctgtctcgctacaatccaactcgctctttaagatctcaaaactcaggacttctggtagtacctagaatagcaaagtcgagtaaaggaggtcgagccttctcatttatagctcctaaactctggaatagccttcctgataacgtccgaggctcagacacactctcccaattcaaaactagattaaagacctatctgttcagtaaagcatacacttagtgcaccacttagggggcttccacacaggttatgcatcttgctgatatacactgtgaacatcagctacgctaattattttctttattctccatttccacctggggatactcttcccgaggccctcagactatgcagagtcactgattcgatccaagaccaacgacgagatgatcccaaggtttccatatcctggacctggccgaatcctgaacaactactgcgatggtcatggaagagtggagaacatgagactgtttcctatgacgctccagagacagacgagtcttcgctgaggccagcttccagcctccgccactgagactgcagctctgcacaagacgtttggccagcggagaaattaaaatggtcgtgccctactgagcctggtttctctcaaggttttttttcttcacttccgcctttagtgaagttttttttccctctccgctgtcgccactggcttgcatggttcaggatctgtagagctgcgcatcgttggatttgctcttcaatatttggactctcagtagtgattattaaaccacactgaactgagctcaactgaactgaacttaaacactacaaacttaactacactgttcctatttactgtgaccttttatgtgaagctgctttgacacaatctacattgtataagcgctatacaaataaaggtgaattgaattgaattgaattgaattcagtATTGGGAACctaacaatagctatgtttccatccaccttttatgcgcattttgcatatgGTTAGGGTAATTGAGCATtgttattatataacaatggtttgttctgtagactatcagaggaaaaaattagcttaaatgggctaataattttgaccttaaaatgttttcttagaaaattaaaaactgcttttattctagctgaaataaaacaaataaaaactaattttctccagaagaaataatattatcagacatactgtgaaaatcttgctttgttaaacatcatctggaaaataaaaaagaaaaagaaaaaaaaattggtcccactttatattaagtgtccttaactactatgtacttgcatcaaaaaataaatacaatgtacttactgtgttcataatgtatttgagaacacttgtcgTGCTCTTGaattgggataggggtagggttatggacaggtttggtggtatgggtaggtttaagggtgggttaaactgtaagggatggtcaacagtgtatttacaaatgtgaacacagaagtatttacagatgtaattacatacaggtatttaattaagcataagtacacagtaaatacatgtatttacacaataagaacattgtaacaaattattaattgctGTGTAAGTACATactagttaaggacacttaatataaagtgggaccaaaaattcaaacgggggctaataattttgacttcaactgtatcttaaTTTCCAACAATACTTGCTGCATGCTTTACCGTTTCACCTTTGATGAATTGTTACTTGTGCTATCTAATCATCAAAACACACGACAACTGCTTTCTAATAAAGAACAACTGCTTCCTTATGTTACATAACTGCTAAAATGCCCGCGCTTAACCTACTTATGGTCTATTAATACATCTGTCTTAAACATAGTTTGCAATTCCGATCATTGTCTGTATGTCAGTGTGTGGTAGGTAAACAACTGTAATTACCTAACAAGCCACCAGCCATTATCAGACCTCTGCAACACCTCCACAACAGCACCGATGCTCAGCGAGAGCTCATCCTCTTTTTTAGAAGTGTAACATCTTGTCGCGCAGTACAGAGACACTAGGGGAAGGAGAAAGTGTTCAATTAGCAACCTTATATTGAGAGATTCGTTATGGCAGAAAGTTTATGCAACTACTGTGGCTTACTTTCACAGGTCACTGAGTTGTACTTGTTTTCTTGCTCGTCTTCTTCCTCATCACATAATTCCAAGAAAGGAGCAGGAAACCAAGCTAAATGTTTATCCTCATTCTCCACAAGCCACCAACCTgatcatgtaaaaaataaataaataaatcaagaagcTACAGTATCAGAAAACACACAAAGAACTGACCATTTCCTTCTTTCTGAGAATAATTACAAACCTGCTTTGTCTTTAATGAGCACATCCAGTCTTTCGCCAATTGCGACTTTAAAGGGCTTGTTCTTTGTGTCTTTGGTCTCATATGGAGCTACGCATTGATATGCCTTGGATACAAAAGGCTGGGTCACATTTCCATTGCTCAAATGTTTATTCTGCAGGTCAGGTCCTCCATGAACAGTGGGGATGTTGTCTGATTGCAGAATCATCACACTGAATGGAGAAGAGAGAATTTTTAGGAGACATTTACATATACTGCACATTTACTTCAAGTTCACTCCGATTCAGAATTGCTTGTCAGCTACcagttgctgtttttgtgtatgtATCACCTACTGTGCATACTAAACCAAACTCTAAATTCTGCCTTCACTTGTTGTAAACCTTTCTGAGTttctcttttctgttgaacacaaatgaaaatatttagaaaaatgcggCTTGATTGCACCCATTGAttgcatagtattttttcctactatgggttgcacggtggcacagtgggtagcatgttcgcctcacagcaagaaggtcactggttcgagcctcggctgggtcagttgccgtttctgtgtggagtttgcatgttctccctgtgtttgtgtgggtttcctccggtttcccccgcaagtctaaagacatggtttaggtgaattgggtagactaaattgtccgtagtgtatgagtgtgtatggatgtttccctatGATGGGTTGcaaccggaagggcatccgctgcgtaaaacatatgctg encodes:
- the noxo1b gene encoding NADPH oxidase organizer 1b, which codes for MSDPRFPVDVQLIGVMKKEKDKKYMTSVLWSDQSELIVYRSLRDFRTLHRQLKKKFPVENPYRKEDRVLPRFGAQVMKPTFQLKGLDKSVSRLRNLEKYCSSLLQCDTTVSHSREVIQFFLPTEQELLPEYTQNSVMILQSDNIPTVHGGPDLQNKHLSNGNVTQPFVSKAYQCVAPYETKDTKNKPFKVAIGERLDVLIKDKAGWWLVENEDKHLAWFPAPFLELCDEEEDEQENKYNSVTCEMSLYCATRCYTSKKEDELSLSIGAVVEVLQRSDNGWWLVRYNNKAGYVPSMYLKLYSSPSFGLQTLQRKLHSSTINLSICNSPKPELHQNRINPFLRSSSLEILSEQQSHFTDPVQRQESGSFSDDGTDFSFSSSDTTSMSPSMSSSEEDEGFLRQQDKEPDSSDSAMSSGQSSPVNSDSGHPMKGVLAPKVPPRPQTREILQRCTTYTRKVALATSARLAPERQLMVNGGRA